Proteins co-encoded in one Kutzneria chonburiensis genomic window:
- a CDS encoding spermidine synthase has translation MGHGRSPRGRPNRRSGAEPTRTAVRFGEAELAKDPDRDSGWLLSVNGVAQSYVDLADPTHLEFDYVRRIGDVVDLAHPAGMPLDVLHIGGGACTIPRYVAATRKGSRQLVIEADGPLVDLVRERLDLRSVPQLKVRVGDGRRETATRRDDTADLVIVDAFESALMPGPLATREYTREVRRVLRPQGTYVANLADGGALPFARRFVATLGEVFEHVLVMAEPGVFRGRRFGNIVAAASGAELPTAELTRRTAGSAFPARCVAGQEFARNAKALSDDEPVIPPQPPPDALGRS, from the coding sequence GTGGGTCACGGAAGGTCGCCGAGAGGCCGCCCGAATCGGCGGTCGGGGGCGGAACCCACGCGCACGGCGGTCCGTTTCGGCGAGGCGGAACTGGCGAAGGACCCGGATCGGGACAGCGGCTGGCTGCTGTCGGTGAACGGCGTCGCGCAGTCCTATGTGGATCTGGCCGACCCTACGCACCTGGAGTTCGACTACGTGCGCCGCATCGGTGACGTGGTGGATCTGGCGCACCCGGCGGGAATGCCGCTTGACGTGCTGCACATCGGCGGCGGGGCGTGCACGATCCCGCGATATGTGGCGGCGACCAGGAAGGGCTCCCGCCAGCTGGTGATCGAGGCGGACGGCCCGCTGGTCGACCTGGTCCGCGAGCGCCTGGACCTGAGATCGGTGCCGCAGCTGAAGGTCCGTGTCGGCGACGGCCGCCGGGAGACCGCGACGAGACGGGACGACACGGCCGACCTGGTGATCGTCGACGCGTTCGAAAGCGCGCTGATGCCGGGCCCGCTGGCCACGCGGGAATACACCCGCGAAGTGCGCCGAGTGCTGCGCCCGCAGGGCACGTACGTGGCGAACCTGGCCGACGGGGGCGCCCTGCCCTTCGCCCGGCGGTTCGTGGCCACGCTGGGCGAGGTGTTCGAGCACGTGCTGGTGATGGCCGAGCCGGGAGTGTTCCGCGGCCGCCGGTTCGGCAACATCGTGGCCGCCGCCTCGGGCGCGGAGCTGCCGACCGCCGAGCTGACCCGGCGCACCGCCGGATCGGCCTTCCCGGCCCGCTGCGTCGCAGGTCAGGAGTTCGCGCGCAACGCGAAAGCCCTGTCCGACGATGAACCGGTCATCCCACCGCAGCCGCCACCGGACGCGCTGGGCCGGAGCTGA
- a CDS encoding helix-turn-helix transcriptional regulator yields the protein MRDDGAEVRHALATMRTTTGLPVAFGGLAGPSGVKLSELLGTSTNSLANLVVIRGNGLGGKALALAKPLAVTDYSHAAGISHQYDQPVTAEGLRSIVAVPVVVNRVVRAVLYGALRQALPLGDRVLTAAREVARDLEQGLAVRDAQRSRIEDVKAPRGWEEVRAAHAELRQLAAEVTDEALRQRVHDVCARLAASWAPPDGPTPSVSARELDVLAGIALGQTNAEVALRLGVRPETVKGYLRSAMRKLDVHSRLAAVVAARRHGLLP from the coding sequence ATGCGGGACGACGGGGCGGAAGTCCGCCACGCGCTGGCCACGATGCGCACCACCACCGGGCTCCCGGTCGCCTTCGGCGGCCTGGCCGGGCCGAGCGGCGTGAAGCTTTCTGAACTCCTCGGTACAAGTACCAACTCGCTGGCCAACCTGGTCGTGATCCGCGGCAACGGCCTCGGCGGCAAGGCGCTCGCCCTGGCCAAGCCGCTGGCTGTGACCGACTACTCGCACGCCGCCGGCATCAGCCACCAGTACGACCAGCCGGTCACGGCCGAGGGGCTGCGGTCCATCGTGGCCGTGCCGGTCGTGGTCAACCGCGTGGTGCGGGCCGTGTTGTACGGGGCGCTGCGGCAGGCGCTGCCCCTGGGCGACCGGGTCCTCACTGCCGCCCGTGAGGTCGCGCGGGACCTGGAACAGGGCCTGGCGGTACGGGATGCGCAACGCAGCCGGATCGAGGACGTGAAGGCCCCGCGCGGCTGGGAGGAAGTCCGGGCCGCGCACGCGGAGCTCCGACAGCTGGCCGCCGAAGTAACGGATGAGGCGTTACGGCAGCGGGTGCACGACGTCTGTGCCCGCCTGGCCGCGTCGTGGGCGCCGCCGGACGGCCCGACGCCGTCGGTGTCGGCCCGGGAGCTGGACGTGTTGGCCGGGATTGCGCTGGGACAGACCAACGCCGAGGTGGCGCTGCGGCTGGGGGTGCGGCCGGAGACCGTCAAGGGCTATCTGCGCAGCGCGATGCGCAAGCTGGACGTGCATTCGCGACTGGCCGCGGTGGTGGCCGCCCGGCGGCACGGGCTGCTGCCCTAG
- a CDS encoding amino acid ABC transporter ATP-binding protein, with amino-acid sequence MIEIRDVHKSFGQHEVLKGVSLHVGAGEVAVVLGPSGSGKSTLLRSVNHLEKVDRGQIRVDGELIGYRRRGDKLHELKERDVLKQRSAIGFVFQNFNLFPHLTVVDNIAEAPVATGRLSRESARAKALALLDRVGLAEKASSYPRQLSGGQQQRVAIARALALDPKVVLFDEPTSALDPELVGEVLDVMKDLARSGTTMIVVTHEIGFAREVADTVVFMDDGVVLEQGPPAEVLDHPSHERTRSFLSKVL; translated from the coding sequence ATGATCGAGATTCGGGACGTGCACAAGAGTTTCGGCCAGCACGAGGTGCTCAAGGGCGTCAGCCTGCACGTCGGCGCGGGCGAGGTCGCCGTGGTGCTCGGGCCGTCCGGCTCCGGCAAGTCCACGCTGCTGCGCAGCGTGAACCACCTGGAGAAGGTCGACCGCGGGCAGATCCGGGTGGACGGCGAGCTGATCGGCTACCGCCGGCGCGGCGACAAGCTGCACGAGCTCAAGGAACGCGATGTGCTCAAGCAGCGCAGCGCCATCGGCTTCGTGTTCCAGAACTTCAACCTGTTCCCGCATCTCACGGTGGTCGACAACATCGCCGAGGCGCCCGTCGCGACCGGCCGGTTGAGCCGGGAGTCGGCCCGGGCCAAGGCGTTGGCGCTGCTCGACCGGGTGGGACTTGCGGAGAAGGCTTCCTCGTACCCGCGCCAGCTCTCCGGCGGGCAGCAGCAGCGGGTGGCCATCGCCCGCGCGCTTGCCCTGGACCCCAAGGTGGTCCTGTTCGACGAGCCGACGTCGGCATTGGACCCAGAGCTCGTCGGCGAGGTGCTGGACGTGATGAAGGACTTGGCCCGCAGCGGCACCACGATGATCGTCGTCACGCACGAGATCGGCTTCGCCCGCGAGGTCGCCGACACCGTCGTGTTCATGGACGACGGCGTTGTGCTGGAACAGGGTCCGCCGGCCGAGGTGCTGGACCACCCGTCCCATGAGCGCACCAGATCGTTCCTTTCCAAGGTATTGTAG
- a CDS encoding SAM-dependent methyltransferase, whose translation MSGAVDWVPAEVDIDVPSSARIYDYVLGGAHNFERDRVIGDQLAQVVPVREMARLNRSFLRRAVLFLIDNGIRQFLDIGSGIPTVGNVHEIAHEADPSCRVVYVDYEPVAVAHSQLILRGDPQAVMVQSDLREPERVLNDPETRRMLDFDQPIGLLMVGVLQFIADADDPAGVIARYRDALPSGSYLALSHFTPDNMEEGMAKAVGVFSHSAEPIHPRTHAQVTAMFDGLDLVEPGVVFTANWRPESAADQGDDPEHSGIYAGVARKP comes from the coding sequence ATGTCAGGAGCGGTGGACTGGGTGCCGGCCGAGGTCGACATCGACGTTCCCAGCTCGGCCCGGATCTACGACTACGTCCTGGGCGGGGCGCACAACTTCGAGCGCGACCGCGTGATCGGCGACCAGCTGGCCCAGGTCGTGCCGGTGCGGGAGATGGCGCGGCTGAACCGCTCGTTCCTGCGGCGGGCCGTGCTGTTCCTCATCGACAACGGCATCCGCCAGTTCCTTGACATCGGGTCCGGCATCCCGACCGTGGGCAACGTGCACGAGATCGCCCACGAGGCCGACCCGTCCTGCCGTGTGGTGTACGTGGACTACGAGCCGGTGGCCGTGGCGCACAGCCAGCTCATCCTGCGCGGCGACCCGCAGGCCGTGATGGTCCAGTCCGACCTGCGTGAGCCGGAACGGGTGCTCAACGACCCGGAGACCCGGCGGATGCTCGACTTCGACCAGCCCATCGGGCTGCTCATGGTCGGCGTGCTCCAGTTCATCGCCGACGCCGACGATCCGGCCGGCGTGATCGCCCGCTACCGCGACGCCCTCCCGTCCGGCAGCTATCTGGCGCTGTCCCACTTCACGCCGGACAACATGGAGGAGGGCATGGCCAAGGCGGTCGGCGTGTTCTCACACAGCGCCGAGCCCATCCACCCCCGCACGCACGCTCAGGTCACCGCCATGTTCGACGGCCTCGACCTGGTCGAGCCGGGCGTGGTGTTCACCGCCAACTGGCGTCCCGAGTCCGCCGCCGACCAGGGCGACGACCCGGAGCACTCCGGCATCTACGCCGGCGTGGCCCGCAAGCCTTAG
- a CDS encoding LamB/YcsF family protein, producing MTVIDLNSDLGEGFGAWQLGDDDALLDVVTSANVACGFHAGDPTVLRRVTERAAERGVSIGAQVGYRDLPGFGRRFIDVDPAELVNDVIYQIAALDGFARIAGTRVRYVKPHGALYNAIVTNAAQAAAVVDAVRRYDPTLPVLGLPGSESLRQAESAGLTPVREAFADRAYTPTGELVSRRLPGAVLHDVEEIVARCVRMAVEGTVTAVDGTTVSVTPQSLCVHGDTPGAVEIARRVRAGLLEAGLTLAPFAV from the coding sequence ATGACGGTCATCGACTTGAACAGCGATCTCGGCGAGGGCTTCGGGGCCTGGCAGCTCGGCGACGACGACGCCCTGCTCGACGTCGTGACCAGCGCGAACGTCGCCTGCGGCTTCCACGCCGGCGACCCGACGGTGCTGCGCCGGGTGACCGAGCGGGCAGCCGAGCGCGGCGTCTCGATCGGGGCCCAGGTCGGGTACCGGGACCTGCCCGGCTTCGGCCGCCGGTTCATCGACGTCGACCCGGCGGAGCTGGTCAACGACGTGATCTACCAGATCGCCGCGCTGGACGGCTTCGCCCGCATCGCCGGCACGCGCGTGCGGTACGTGAAGCCGCATGGCGCGCTGTACAACGCGATCGTGACGAATGCGGCGCAGGCGGCGGCCGTGGTGGACGCCGTGCGCCGGTACGACCCGACGCTGCCGGTACTCGGCCTGCCGGGCTCGGAATCCTTGCGCCAGGCCGAATCCGCCGGGCTGACGCCGGTACGCGAGGCGTTCGCCGACCGGGCGTACACCCCCACTGGCGAGCTGGTCTCACGACGGCTGCCCGGCGCAGTTCTGCATGACGTCGAGGAAATCGTCGCTCGCTGCGTGCGTATGGCCGTGGAGGGCACCGTCACCGCGGTCGACGGCACGACGGTTTCCGTTACGCCGCAGTCATTGTGCGTGCACGGCGACACCCCCGGCGCGGTGGAGATCGCCCGCCGCGTCCGTGCCGGCCTACTCGAGGCCGGCCTGACCCTGGCCCCCTTCGCGGTCTAG
- a CDS encoding PadR family transcriptional regulator gives MVELVILGLLAAGPAHGYELRLRIPEITGHGRPVADGTLYPAIKRLTAAGLLSRQARPGRVAAPRQVLTLTSAGQVELTRRLALVDVADDPTWLTALAFLTVLPDPAELLRRRLEVLEARALPAATDPYQQCRLEVLAAGRAAELAWLRARVA, from the coding sequence ATGGTGGAGTTGGTGATCCTGGGGCTGCTCGCCGCCGGTCCGGCGCACGGATACGAGCTCCGCCTGCGGATTCCGGAGATCACCGGCCACGGCCGGCCGGTCGCCGACGGCACGCTCTACCCGGCGATCAAACGGCTCACCGCGGCCGGGCTGCTCAGCCGGCAGGCCCGTCCGGGCCGGGTGGCCGCGCCCAGACAGGTGCTGACCCTTACATCGGCCGGCCAGGTCGAGCTGACTCGCCGGCTGGCCCTCGTCGACGTGGCCGACGACCCGACCTGGCTGACGGCGCTGGCCTTCCTCACCGTGCTGCCCGACCCGGCCGAACTCCTGCGGCGTCGGCTGGAGGTGCTGGAGGCCAGGGCGCTGCCGGCGGCGACCGACCCGTACCAACAGTGCCGGCTTGAGGTGCTGGCGGCCGGCCGCGCGGCGGAACTGGCCTGGCTGCGGGCCCGCGTGGCCTAG
- a CDS encoding amino acid ABC transporter permease — protein sequence MGRVTLSVPRPTASASDDTADLRVVPARYPLRWAGIAVVLVLLAQFVHGLATNPGWDWPTFAAFFASGAVVTALGVTLQLTLYATVLGFAVGAVLALMRLSHSRFLRTVAWGYVWAFRSIPLIVQIIFWFNVSYLYPKLGFGIPFGPVLFTVPTQDLFSPLGAAVIGLTLHQAAYSAEIIRSGVLAVDSGQLQAAAALGIPRARQFRRIVLPQAMRSILPNAANEVIGLLKGTSIVSVVAINELFYQVQVIYGRNARVVALLMVATVWYVVLTSVLSLVQHYVERRYARGSR from the coding sequence ATGGGCCGCGTGACCCTGTCCGTTCCGCGCCCCACCGCGTCGGCGTCCGACGACACCGCCGACCTTCGCGTGGTGCCCGCCCGCTACCCGTTGCGGTGGGCGGGCATCGCCGTCGTGCTCGTGCTGCTCGCGCAGTTCGTGCACGGCCTGGCCACCAACCCCGGTTGGGACTGGCCGACCTTCGCCGCCTTCTTCGCCAGCGGCGCCGTTGTCACCGCACTGGGCGTGACCCTCCAGCTCACCCTGTACGCCACCGTGCTCGGCTTCGCCGTCGGCGCGGTGCTGGCCCTGATGCGCTTGTCGCACAGCCGGTTCCTGCGCACGGTGGCGTGGGGCTACGTGTGGGCGTTCCGCTCGATCCCGCTGATCGTGCAGATCATCTTCTGGTTCAACGTCTCCTACCTGTATCCCAAGCTGGGTTTCGGGATTCCGTTCGGGCCGGTGTTGTTCACCGTGCCGACCCAGGACCTGTTCTCCCCGCTGGGCGCGGCCGTGATCGGGTTGACGCTGCACCAGGCCGCCTACTCGGCCGAGATCATCCGCTCCGGCGTGCTGGCCGTCGATTCGGGTCAACTGCAAGCCGCTGCCGCGCTGGGCATTCCCCGTGCTCGGCAGTTCCGGCGAATCGTGTTGCCGCAAGCGATGCGCTCGATCCTGCCCAACGCCGCCAACGAGGTGATCGGGCTGCTCAAGGGCACGTCGATCGTGTCGGTGGTGGCGATCAACGAGCTGTTCTACCAGGTCCAGGTGATCTACGGGCGCAACGCGCGGGTGGTGGCGCTGCTGATGGTCGCCACCGTCTGGTACGTGGTGCTGACGTCCGTGCTCTCACTCGTCCAGCACTACGTGGAACGCCGCTACGCCAGGGGATCGCGATGA
- a CDS encoding AMP-binding protein: MTDTAFRAARDLLLAHREDYAVVRDRFRWPELGEFNWALDWFDVIAAGNERPALWIVEQDGSEQRVSFAEMSRRSNQVASWLRGHGVRRGDRIILMLGNQVELWETILAAMKLGAVLIPASTLLGAADLRDRVERGQAKHVITGLPGSYADVPGDYTRISVGSPADGWLDYADSLNGSVQFEPDGVTRADDTLLLYFTSGTTAKPKLVEHTHASYPVGHLSTMYWIGLEPGDVHLNISSPGWAKHAWSNVFAPWNAEATVFIYNYSRFDPARLMAEMQRCGVTSFCAPPTVWRMLIQADLTALTAPPRKVVGAGEPLNPEVIEQVRKAWGVTVRDGFGQTETTVMVANTPGQPIKPGAMGRPVPGYPVVLVDPATGELGDEGEICIDLTRRPLGLMVGYHGDDERNAEAMRDGYYHTGDVGSRDVDGYLTYVGRADDVFKASDYRISPFELESVLLEHDAVAEAAVVPSPDPLRLAVPKAYIVLAAGWAADAATAEAIFAHSREHLAPYKRIRRLEFAELPKTISGKIRRVELRVAEQDKHSGPERPHSEHREEDFPALRQG, from the coding sequence GTGACCGATACCGCATTCCGGGCGGCCCGCGACCTGCTGCTCGCCCACCGCGAAGACTACGCCGTCGTCAGGGACCGTTTCCGCTGGCCAGAGCTGGGCGAGTTCAACTGGGCGCTGGACTGGTTCGACGTCATCGCCGCCGGCAACGAGCGTCCGGCGCTGTGGATCGTCGAGCAGGACGGCAGCGAGCAGCGGGTCTCGTTCGCCGAGATGTCGCGGCGGTCGAACCAGGTGGCGAGTTGGTTGCGCGGACACGGCGTGCGACGCGGCGACCGGATCATCCTCATGCTCGGCAACCAGGTCGAGCTGTGGGAGACGATCCTCGCGGCGATGAAGCTGGGCGCTGTGCTGATCCCGGCCAGCACCCTGCTCGGCGCGGCTGACCTGCGGGATCGGGTCGAACGCGGGCAGGCCAAGCACGTGATCACCGGGCTGCCCGGCAGCTACGCGGACGTGCCCGGCGACTACACCAGGATCTCGGTCGGGTCGCCGGCCGACGGCTGGCTGGACTACGCGGATTCACTGAACGGCTCGGTACAGTTCGAGCCCGACGGCGTGACCAGGGCGGACGACACCCTGCTGCTGTACTTCACGTCCGGCACCACGGCCAAGCCGAAGCTGGTCGAGCACACCCACGCCTCGTACCCGGTCGGGCATCTGTCCACCATGTACTGGATCGGACTCGAACCGGGCGACGTGCACCTGAACATCTCCTCGCCGGGCTGGGCGAAACACGCGTGGAGCAACGTGTTCGCGCCGTGGAACGCCGAGGCGACGGTGTTCATCTACAACTACAGCCGATTCGACCCGGCCCGGCTGATGGCCGAGATGCAGCGCTGCGGCGTGACGAGCTTCTGCGCCCCGCCGACGGTGTGGCGGATGCTGATCCAGGCCGACCTCACGGCGCTGACCGCGCCGCCGCGCAAGGTCGTCGGCGCGGGCGAGCCACTCAACCCCGAGGTCATCGAGCAGGTGCGCAAAGCCTGGGGCGTCACGGTTCGCGACGGCTTCGGGCAGACCGAGACGACCGTGATGGTGGCCAACACGCCAGGACAGCCGATCAAGCCGGGCGCGATGGGCCGCCCGGTGCCCGGGTACCCGGTCGTGCTGGTCGACCCGGCGACCGGCGAGCTCGGCGACGAGGGCGAGATCTGCATCGACCTGACGCGGCGGCCGTTGGGATTGATGGTGGGCTACCACGGCGACGACGAGCGCAACGCCGAGGCGATGCGGGACGGGTACTACCACACCGGGGACGTCGGTTCCCGCGATGTGGACGGCTACCTGACCTACGTCGGCCGCGCCGACGACGTGTTCAAGGCCTCGGACTACCGGATCTCACCGTTCGAGCTGGAGAGTGTGCTGCTGGAGCACGACGCCGTCGCGGAGGCCGCGGTGGTGCCGTCGCCGGACCCGCTGCGGCTGGCCGTTCCCAAGGCGTACATCGTGCTTGCCGCAGGTTGGGCCGCCGATGCGGCCACCGCCGAGGCGATCTTCGCGCACTCCCGTGAGCATCTCGCGCCGTACAAGCGGATCCGCCGGCTTGAGTTCGCCGAGCTGCCCAAGACGATCTCCGGCAAGATCCGCCGGGTCGAGCTGCGCGTGGCCGAGCAGGACAAGCACAGCGGCCCCGAGCGTCCACATAGTGAACACCGTGAGGAGGACTTCCCCGCACTTCGTCAGGGCTGA
- a CDS encoding ABC transporter substrate-binding protein yields MYTKVVALLVAAATLTACGAAAGSSDVSQQQPRITSAKVDRIAAEVPQAIRDRGTLQVITSVGTVPPLSFYDNDNKTPIGVEVDIAALVADVLGLKTQTNVASWENVFVGLDSGKYDAGFTNITVTEARKEKYDFATYRLDNVSFEARKGSNWKVSGAPDVAGRTIAVSSGTNQEKLLLDWNAQNVAKGLKPVDVKYFQNSTDYYLALQSGRIDAYLGPNPTAAYHVKSSGQTEIVGTISGAGPTLQGEIAATTKKGNGLVQALNDALNQIIADGSYRKVLDRWGLGNEAVPKSVINPPGLPRT; encoded by the coding sequence TTGTACACCAAGGTAGTTGCGCTGCTCGTGGCGGCGGCGACGTTGACCGCCTGCGGCGCCGCGGCGGGGTCGAGCGACGTCAGCCAGCAGCAGCCCCGCATCACCAGTGCCAAGGTCGATCGCATCGCCGCCGAAGTGCCGCAGGCGATCCGCGACCGCGGCACCCTCCAGGTGATCACCAGCGTCGGTACCGTGCCGCCATTGTCGTTCTACGACAACGACAACAAGACGCCGATCGGCGTCGAGGTGGACATCGCCGCACTGGTCGCCGACGTGTTGGGGCTCAAGACCCAGACCAACGTCGCCTCGTGGGAGAACGTGTTCGTCGGCCTCGATTCCGGCAAGTACGACGCCGGTTTCACCAACATCACCGTCACCGAGGCGCGCAAGGAGAAGTACGACTTCGCCACCTACCGCCTGGACAACGTCTCCTTCGAGGCGCGCAAGGGCAGCAACTGGAAGGTCTCCGGCGCGCCCGACGTCGCCGGCAGGACCATCGCCGTCTCCTCCGGCACCAACCAGGAGAAGCTGCTGCTCGACTGGAACGCCCAGAACGTCGCCAAGGGTCTCAAACCCGTTGACGTCAAGTACTTCCAGAACTCCACCGACTACTACCTGGCGCTGCAGTCCGGTCGTATCGACGCCTACCTCGGGCCCAACCCCACCGCCGCCTACCACGTGAAGTCGTCCGGGCAGACCGAGATCGTCGGCACCATCTCCGGCGCCGGCCCCACCCTGCAGGGCGAGATCGCCGCCACCACCAAGAAGGGCAACGGCTTGGTCCAGGCCCTCAACGACGCCTTGAACCAGATCATCGCCGACGGCAGCTACCGCAAGGTCCTCGACCGCTGGGGCCTCGGCAACGAGGCCGTGCCCAAGTCGGTGATCAACCCGCCCGGCCTGCCCAGGACCTGA
- a CDS encoding (2Fe-2S)-binding protein: protein MTEQILSGTALTDPAVMSRFVADCRRRWSTTDDRVAGTLWWYSTSSVLLTELLTRLAEIDLAADPSLDRLRVHVGEDGRVVNAYPGGLLADVAELPAALRAAVSPVLVTLSEVSGVRLPPLWAITTDAVANTLLRVWREQGAPDRGVAQASWLVAEMGSPLPPARFVEIEGKPLVRRVSCCLIDRAGFAACASCPHQDPEVRYERMLAASRLL from the coding sequence ATGACCGAACAGATCCTGTCCGGGACGGCGCTGACCGATCCGGCGGTGATGTCCCGGTTCGTGGCCGACTGCCGGCGGCGATGGTCGACAACCGATGATCGTGTCGCCGGGACTCTGTGGTGGTACAGCACGAGCAGCGTGCTGCTGACCGAGTTGCTGACCCGGCTGGCCGAGATCGATCTCGCTGCGGACCCGTCGCTCGACCGGCTGCGGGTGCACGTCGGCGAGGACGGCCGGGTCGTGAACGCCTATCCCGGCGGCCTGCTGGCCGACGTCGCCGAGCTGCCGGCGGCGCTGCGGGCCGCGGTGAGTCCCGTGCTGGTCACGCTGTCCGAGGTCTCGGGCGTGCGGCTGCCGCCGTTGTGGGCCATCACCACCGACGCCGTGGCCAACACGCTGCTCCGGGTGTGGCGGGAGCAGGGCGCCCCGGATCGTGGCGTGGCGCAGGCGTCATGGCTGGTGGCGGAGATGGGATCGCCGCTGCCGCCCGCTCGTTTCGTGGAGATCGAGGGAAAACCGTTGGTGCGACGGGTTTCCTGCTGCCTCATCGACCGCGCCGGGTTCGCCGCGTGCGCCAGCTGCCCACACCAGGACCCGGAGGTCCGGTATGAGCGGATGCTGGCGGCTTCGCGGCTTCTCTAA
- a CDS encoding putative bifunctional diguanylate cyclase/phosphodiesterase has translation MNDHPQRGPVDDSWRTDLARTWAAEIAKTVFIPMSHAKIVRLLARMTGTLVDAVCADSPDTAQITEIGTALVNRAISGKATLATSLAVLGRGLLALPDPPPDLPERVLTVLSVLAAGYADALRERTYISQEALKRSLIKAKRDTERSLADSDARLRAIFSSSAVGIAISEPSGKFAQTNAALTEILGYGPPDLAGMSVQELAHPDAAGWLAESIADLLAGRRPNFRERCQLVHADGESVWAYLAVSLLRDDHDQPAYLVTMVEDVTELHLLGDRLGHQSLHDMVTGLPNRQYFVSTLESTLGRSPAGSRITLFHFGLDRFTVVNDGLGQHVGDQLLRAVGQRLESVFAGETAMVARLGGDEFAVLLEGKESTPGVGEYAALVLDALANPMFIGGDGIAVSTCMGIVDRVDPGTDPAELLRAADMTLHRAKRRGAGQWDLFDARQDAADRSRFRLAATIPGALQAEQLDVVYQPLLRFSDETMIGITARLAWRPPAQQPQVHRDVLALAEETGVVLPVGRWCIRKACQQAALWWREHGAGAPSVVVDLSAGQARDPDLVGVVRRELDAVELPAEQLRLGVALGTPAQNDEIIDNILVLAEMGIASSLLDYGTEQAELLLRGEFTLRAVVLDARLGDSLADERTADITEPVVRSLVDFAHSLGLPVAVGGIRHENHLRRLRAVGVDAGQGEPLSPSVSADRIRIPR, from the coding sequence GTGAACGATCACCCGCAGCGAGGTCCCGTCGACGACAGCTGGCGGACCGACCTGGCGCGCACGTGGGCGGCGGAGATCGCGAAGACGGTCTTCATCCCGATGTCGCACGCCAAGATCGTGCGCCTGCTGGCTCGGATGACCGGCACGCTGGTGGACGCCGTGTGCGCGGACTCGCCGGACACCGCGCAGATCACGGAGATCGGCACCGCCCTGGTCAACCGGGCCATCTCGGGCAAGGCCACGCTGGCCACCAGCCTGGCCGTGCTCGGCCGCGGCCTGCTGGCGCTGCCGGACCCGCCGCCCGACCTGCCGGAACGCGTGTTGACGGTGCTGAGCGTGCTGGCCGCGGGCTACGCCGACGCGCTGCGGGAACGGACCTACATCAGCCAGGAGGCGCTGAAGCGCTCCCTGATCAAGGCCAAGCGGGACACCGAGCGCAGCCTGGCCGACAGCGACGCCCGGCTGCGCGCGATCTTCTCCTCGTCCGCGGTCGGCATCGCGATCAGCGAGCCCAGCGGCAAGTTCGCCCAGACCAACGCCGCGCTGACCGAGATTCTCGGTTACGGGCCACCGGATCTGGCCGGCATGAGCGTGCAGGAGCTGGCCCACCCCGACGCCGCCGGCTGGCTCGCGGAGAGCATCGCCGACCTGCTGGCCGGCCGCCGCCCCAATTTTCGCGAACGCTGCCAGCTGGTGCACGCCGACGGCGAGTCCGTGTGGGCCTATCTCGCGGTGTCGCTGCTGCGGGACGACCACGACCAGCCGGCCTATCTGGTCACGATGGTCGAGGACGTCACCGAGCTGCACCTGCTCGGCGACCGGCTCGGCCACCAGTCGCTGCACGACATGGTGACCGGCCTGCCGAACCGGCAGTACTTCGTGTCCACTCTGGAGAGCACGCTGGGCCGTTCCCCGGCCGGTAGCCGGATCACGTTGTTCCACTTCGGACTCGACCGGTTCACCGTGGTCAACGACGGCCTCGGGCAGCACGTCGGCGACCAGCTGCTGCGGGCCGTCGGGCAGCGGCTGGAGAGCGTGTTCGCCGGCGAGACGGCGATGGTCGCCCGGCTCGGCGGCGACGAGTTCGCGGTTCTGTTGGAGGGCAAGGAAAGCACGCCCGGAGTGGGTGAATACGCGGCGCTGGTGCTGGACGCGCTGGCCAACCCGATGTTCATCGGCGGCGACGGCATCGCCGTCTCGACCTGCATGGGCATCGTCGACCGGGTCGACCCCGGCACCGACCCGGCCGAGCTGCTGCGGGCCGCCGACATGACGTTGCACCGGGCCAAACGCCGCGGCGCCGGCCAGTGGGATCTGTTCGACGCCAGGCAGGACGCCGCCGACCGATCCCGATTCCGTTTGGCCGCAACCATTCCCGGCGCGTTGCAGGCCGAGCAGCTGGACGTGGTCTACCAGCCGCTGCTGCGGTTCTCCGACGAGACGATGATCGGCATCACCGCCCGGCTGGCCTGGCGGCCGCCGGCGCAGCAGCCGCAGGTGCACCGGGACGTGCTGGCGCTGGCCGAGGAGACCGGCGTCGTGCTGCCGGTCGGCCGGTGGTGCATCCGCAAGGCCTGTCAGCAGGCCGCGCTGTGGTGGCGGGAGCACGGCGCCGGCGCGCCGTCCGTGGTCGTCGACCTGTCGGCCGGCCAGGCCCGCGACCCCGACCTGGTCGGGGTGGTCCGCCGCGAGCTGGACGCCGTCGAGCTGCCGGCCGAGCAGCTGCGCCTCGGAGTGGCCCTCGGCACGCCCGCGCAGAACGACGAGATCATCGACAACATCCTGGTACTGGCCGAGATGGGCATCGCATCGTCCCTTTTGGACTATGGCACCGAGCAGGCCGAACTGTTGCTGCGCGGGGAGTTCACGCTGCGCGCCGTCGTGCTCGATGCCCGGCTCGGCGACTCGCTGGCCGACGAGCGCACCGCCGACATCACCGAGCCGGTGGTGCGCAGCCTCGTCGACTTCGCCCACAGTCTCGGCCTGCCGGTGGCCGTCGGCGGTATCCGGCACGAGAACCACCTGCGCCGGCTGCGCGCCGTCGGCGTGGACGCCGGGCAGGGCGAGCCGCTGTCGCCGTCGGTGAGCGCGGACCGGATCAGAATTCCCCGGTAG